TCGGCGGACGTAAAGCACGTGTCCAGGCGCTGCGTGATGACGTCGACGGCGCCGCGGAGACCGTCGCCCTTGTCCTCGATCGGGTGCGACGTACCGGCGACCCACAGGGACTCGTCCCAGCTTTGGGAGCGGCGGCGCTCGTCGCCTACCTGCGAGGGCAGGAGTCTGAGGCGCGTCGGCACCTGGACGAGATCGGCGATCGCGCCGGCTACTGCTGGGCGCCGACGGCAGACATCTGTCGCCTACTGCTGGCGCTAGGCGAGGTTGAGCGCGTTGAAGGCCTTGTCCGAGGCACGAGGGAAGCGCCGCCTCGATTGGTCAACGCGCTCACAACCGCCAGAGGAATGCTCGCCGAGACACGCGGAGACAACCACGCAGCTTACGTGCTCTATACGGATGCCGCCGACGCCTGGCGCGCATTCGGAAACGCCTACGAACTTGCTCACAGTCTTGACGGTCAAGCGCGTGTCTTGCAAAGCCACGGCGAAGCTCCACCATCCTACGAGGCCCGGGCGATCTTCGACTCGCTGGGTGTGCAGCGGCCTCTTCGACCGCCAGCGTAGACCTCGACGCCCATGGTCAAGCGTGATCCCACCTCCACCTCGGTCGTCGGTTGACGCACCGGACGGACGTCCGGTAACGTCCCCCTCCTTGAACGATCAAGCACCACTCGTGGGCAGCGGCCTTCGCACGCTCGCAAACGGCCTTGATCATCCGGAGGGCGTGTGCTGGTCGCCCGCCGACGGCAAGGTCTACGCGGGCGGCGAGGCGGGGCAGCTCTACCGCTTCGACCTCGACGGCGGGGCCGTCGAGACCGTCGCCACGGTCGCCGGCGGCCTCATGCTCGGGCTCGCCCTCGACGTCGCCGGGAACGTCTACGCGTGCGAGCCGAACGCCGGCCACGTCCTGCGGATCGCGCCCGACGGCGCCGTCGAGCCCTTCGGCGATCGGATCGGCTGGCCCAATTACCCGGTCTTCGACCGCGACGGCAACCTGTGGGTGACCGACTCGGGCGCCTGGGACGAGGTCTCGGGCGGCCTGGTGCGGATCGCTCCCGACGGCGCCACCGAGCGCGTCGCCGGGCCGTTCCGGTTCGCCAACGGTCTCGCCATCGCCGGCGAGCACCTCTACATGGTCGAGTCGCAGATGCCCGGCGTGGTGCGGATGCCGCTCGCGGGCGGTGACTTCGAGCCGGTCGTCGAGCTCCCGCGCACCGTCCCCGACGGGCTCGCGTTCGATGCCGAGGGCGGCCTCTGGATCGGCTGCTACCAGCCGAACCACGTCTACCGCCTGGCTGCGGACGGCGGGCTCGAGCTCGTCGTCGACGACTGGACCGGCGAGTATGTGCTGTCGCCGACGAACCTCGCGTTCGCGGGCGAGAACCTCGACGTGCTCGTGCTGGCGTCGCTGTGCGGCTGGTCGGTGAGGGCGATCGACCCGGGCGTGCGCGGGGCGGCGCTCGAACGTCCGGAGCCCGGCGATCGCTGACGTCGTCGTCATCGGCGGCGGCATCCTCGGCGCCACGGCAGCACTGCACCTGGCCGAGGCCGGCGCCGTTGTCGTCCTGCTCGAGCGCGAGCCGGCGCTGGGGACGCAGACCACCGCCGCCGGGGCCGGGTTCGTCGGCTACTGGGCCGGCGAGCTCGAGGCCGAGCTGGCCGAGTACGGCATGCGCTTCTACACGGGCCTGGCCGAGCGGGCTGGGACGGACGCCGGCGTGCGCAGGGTCGGGCTGCTGTTCCCGGCGCTGTCGGAGGCCGGCGTCGAGATGTTGCGGCAGGAGTACGAGCGCGAGCTCGGCTTCGCGCCCGACGTCGCCCTGATCGACACGGCGGACGCGGTGCGGATGGCGCCGATCCTCGCCGCCGACGCGGTGTTCGGCGCGCTGCACCAGCCGGACGGCCATCGC
This is a stretch of genomic DNA from Gaiellales bacterium. It encodes these proteins:
- a CDS encoding SMP-30/gluconolactonase/LRE family protein is translated as MNDQAPLVGSGLRTLANGLDHPEGVCWSPADGKVYAGGEAGQLYRFDLDGGAVETVATVAGGLMLGLALDVAGNVYACEPNAGHVLRIAPDGAVEPFGDRIGWPNYPVFDRDGNLWVTDSGAWDEVSGGLVRIAPDGATERVAGPFRFANGLAIAGEHLYMVESQMPGVVRMPLAGGDFEPVVELPRTVPDGLAFDAEGGLWIGCYQPNHVYRLAADGGLELVVDDWTGEYVLSPTNLAFAGENLDVLVLASLCGWSVRAIDPGVRGAALERPEPGDR